One genomic region from Spirochaetota bacterium encodes:
- a CDS encoding IS5/IS1182 family transposase, with protein sequence NRFRRILVRWEKRADTFLAMLHIACGIITWRATGLLE encoded by the coding sequence AATCGATTCCGGAGGATTCTTGTTCGATGGGAAAAAAGAGCTGATACTTTTCTTGCAATGTTGCACATCGCATGCGGAATCATTACATGGAGAGCAACTGGCCTACTGGAATAG